A stretch of the Sorangium aterium genome encodes the following:
- a CDS encoding chlorite dismutase family protein, which produces MSEPTTGRPAAGHAEPELPHIDVAERGAPRDGRPQVIDRRLFMQLLVFRCRDDADPAELTRAAGQALSSQRVGAVVYEDINDPRGIAVLTWAEDPAFFVQTVRPALNRNELRALELRPDFTMLGRTYSTGYEQDLDFWLLRRPAETVSNPAWPWAVWYPLRRSGAFSKLEGREQGSILREHGTIGRAYGAQDLAHDIRLACHGLDARDNEFVIGLVGKELHPLSHIVQTMRKTRQTSEFISQMGPFFVGRAAFRSPGG; this is translated from the coding sequence ATGAGCGAACCCACCACGGGCCGGCCCGCCGCCGGCCACGCGGAGCCCGAGCTGCCGCACATCGACGTCGCCGAGCGGGGGGCGCCGCGCGACGGCCGGCCGCAGGTCATCGACCGCCGGCTGTTCATGCAGCTGCTCGTGTTCCGTTGCCGCGACGACGCCGATCCGGCGGAGCTTACCCGCGCAGCCGGCCAGGCGCTCTCGTCCCAGCGCGTCGGCGCGGTCGTCTACGAGGACATCAACGATCCGCGCGGGATCGCTGTGCTCACATGGGCGGAGGACCCCGCCTTCTTCGTCCAGACCGTCCGCCCGGCGCTCAACCGCAACGAGCTCCGGGCCCTGGAGCTTCGCCCCGATTTCACGATGCTGGGGCGCACGTACTCGACCGGCTACGAGCAGGACCTCGACTTCTGGCTGCTCCGGCGCCCGGCGGAGACCGTCTCGAACCCCGCCTGGCCGTGGGCCGTGTGGTATCCGCTCCGCCGCAGCGGCGCGTTCTCCAAGCTCGAGGGGCGCGAGCAAGGGAGCATCCTGCGCGAGCACGGCACCATCGGCAGGGCCTATGGCGCCCAGGACCTCGCCCACGACATCCGCCTCGCGTGCCACGGCCTCGACGCCCGCGACAACGAGTTCGTGATCGGGCTCGTGGGCAAGGAGCTCCACCCGCTCTCCCACATCGTGCAGACGATGCGGAAGACCCGCCAGACCTCGGAGTTCATCAGCCAGATGGGCCCGTTCTTCGTCGGCCGCGCCGCCTTCCGCAGCCCGGGCGGCTGA
- a CDS encoding TenA family transcriptional regulator, which yields MLSPRSQRHKEVKDSLKATPHPVWIDDMLESLADQWKAAVYTPPIARTLTEPIDHETWSVLLREFFCVVEAFPKYMGLSLAKTTYGQSPRDFLVRDWLIGNIRVEALHVRWYLDWAAGHGISTAEITSHRPSPEVASLFDWLWSISYRGSLAEAVGAVNYAIEGITGEWSRVVLPAFTKLYGEGSKSLTWLAAHANYDDAHPREALEIVKLATTSGEEMRRVQSSISRSLELFERAFKAVSVPSRGGS from the coding sequence ATGCTGTCACCTCGCTCGCAGCGTCACAAGGAAGTCAAGGACAGCCTCAAGGCGACGCCGCACCCGGTCTGGATCGACGACATGCTCGAGTCCCTGGCCGACCAGTGGAAGGCCGCGGTCTACACGCCGCCGATCGCGCGAACGCTGACGGAGCCGATCGATCACGAGACCTGGAGCGTGCTCCTCCGGGAGTTCTTCTGTGTGGTCGAGGCGTTCCCGAAGTACATGGGGCTCAGCCTTGCCAAGACGACGTACGGCCAGTCACCGCGCGACTTCCTGGTGCGCGACTGGCTCATCGGCAACATCCGGGTCGAGGCGTTGCACGTGCGCTGGTACCTCGACTGGGCGGCGGGGCACGGGATCAGCACCGCGGAGATCACGAGCCACCGCCCGAGCCCGGAGGTGGCGTCGCTCTTCGACTGGCTCTGGTCGATCTCCTACCGCGGCTCGCTCGCGGAGGCGGTCGGCGCCGTGAACTACGCGATCGAGGGGATCACCGGCGAGTGGTCTCGCGTGGTGCTGCCGGCCTTCACGAAGCTCTATGGCGAGGGGAGCAAGTCGCTGACGTGGCTCGCGGCGCACGCGAACTACGATGACGCGCACCCGCGCGAGGCGCTCGAGATCGTCAAGCTCGCGACCACCTCTGGCGAGGAGATGCGCCGGGTGCAGTCGAGCATCAGCCGCTCCCTCGAGCTGTTCGAGCGCGCCTTCAAGGCCGTCAGCGTCCCGAGCCGCGGCGGCAGCTGA
- a CDS encoding response regulator transcription factor, with amino-acid sequence MVTATKKRILVVEDEQDTAAMIARFLGDEFDTVVATNGLDGLALAQQEPRPDLVIVDIMMPKLDGVSMTKRLREHEPTRRVPIIFLTAKSDPMDVIAGIQAGARHYITKPFVLDDLKKKVRKAVYGR; translated from the coding sequence ATGGTGACCGCGACGAAGAAGAGAATCCTGGTGGTGGAGGACGAGCAGGACACGGCGGCGATGATCGCCCGGTTCCTCGGCGACGAGTTCGACACCGTGGTCGCGACGAACGGGCTCGATGGGCTCGCGCTGGCCCAGCAGGAGCCGCGTCCCGATCTGGTGATCGTGGACATCATGATGCCGAAGCTCGACGGGGTGAGCATGACGAAGCGGCTCCGCGAGCACGAGCCGACGCGCCGGGTGCCGATCATCTTCCTGACCGCCAAGTCGGATCCGATGGACGTCATCGCCGGCATCCAGGCGGGCGCTCGCCATTACATCACGAAGCCCTTCGTGCTCGACGATCTCAAGAAAAAGGTCCGCAAAGCCGTCTACGGCCGCTGA
- the aroB gene encoding 3-dehydroquinate synthase, with the protein MEFPPDAPPLLLTGFMGAGKSTVGRIAAARTRLPFLDLDDAIVEEAGESVPSLFATRGEAGFRALEAATLRRLLAARGPRIIALGGGALVDPALRAEALERGCVVALTATSRTIAARTPNGNRPLLDGAPDREARIRELLAARAPVYADAHARVVTDGVSPADVAARVLRAYADRPLFVPLGDKSYAVRIASDGAASTADAIAALAPTSVFVVTDENVSRLWGAPLLAALAAQGTPAAAVTVLKPGEEHKRLAAVEAALTAMIDAGADRGAVVLAHGGGVVTDIGGFAASTLLRGVRWVAAPTTLLSMVDASVGGKTGVDLGPAKNAVGTFHQPSAVVASPAALATETDRAYRSGFAEVVKSACIGDPELLTLLEREADRLLARDLGVLAEVIRRSIAVKAAIVSRDERESGDRALLNLGHTLGHALEAEGGFVRLAHGEAVALGMVAMFRVGCALGVTDRGAADRATRLLARLGLPTRIEDEPVSAALRFLSLDKKRRGSSVRTVLMRDIGSTFVEPMPLDRLASLLERAAAGAT; encoded by the coding sequence ATGGAATTCCCTCCCGACGCACCTCCGCTCCTGCTCACCGGCTTCATGGGGGCAGGCAAGTCCACCGTGGGCCGCATCGCCGCCGCGCGCACGAGGCTCCCGTTCCTCGATCTCGACGACGCCATCGTCGAGGAGGCCGGCGAGAGCGTCCCGTCGCTCTTCGCCACGCGCGGCGAGGCTGGCTTCCGCGCGCTGGAGGCGGCGACCCTGCGCCGGCTCCTCGCGGCGCGCGGCCCGCGCATCATCGCCCTCGGCGGCGGCGCCCTCGTCGATCCCGCGCTCCGCGCCGAGGCGCTCGAGCGCGGCTGCGTCGTCGCGCTCACCGCCACCTCGCGCACGATCGCCGCGCGCACGCCGAACGGCAACCGCCCGCTCCTCGACGGCGCGCCGGATCGCGAGGCGCGCATCCGCGAGCTCCTGGCCGCGCGCGCCCCCGTCTATGCCGATGCCCACGCGCGCGTCGTGACCGACGGCGTCTCCCCCGCGGACGTCGCGGCGCGGGTCCTCCGCGCCTACGCGGATCGCCCGCTCTTCGTGCCGCTCGGCGACAAGAGCTACGCGGTGCGCATCGCCTCCGACGGGGCGGCGTCCACGGCGGACGCCATCGCCGCGCTGGCGCCGACGTCCGTCTTCGTCGTCACGGACGAGAACGTGAGCCGCCTCTGGGGCGCGCCGCTGCTCGCCGCGCTCGCGGCGCAGGGGACGCCGGCCGCGGCCGTCACGGTGCTCAAGCCCGGCGAGGAGCACAAGCGGCTCGCGGCCGTCGAGGCGGCGCTGACGGCGATGATCGACGCCGGCGCCGACCGCGGCGCGGTGGTGCTCGCGCACGGCGGGGGCGTGGTGACCGACATCGGCGGCTTCGCTGCGTCCACGCTGCTCCGGGGCGTCCGCTGGGTCGCGGCGCCGACCACGCTCCTCTCGATGGTCGACGCCTCGGTCGGCGGCAAGACCGGGGTCGACCTCGGACCCGCGAAGAACGCCGTCGGAACGTTCCACCAGCCGTCCGCGGTCGTCGCGAGCCCGGCGGCGCTCGCCACCGAGACCGACCGCGCCTACCGGAGCGGGTTCGCGGAGGTGGTGAAGTCGGCCTGCATCGGCGATCCGGAGCTGCTCACGCTGCTCGAGCGCGAGGCCGACCGCCTCCTCGCGCGCGACCTCGGCGTGCTCGCCGAGGTCATCCGCCGCTCGATCGCCGTGAAGGCGGCCATCGTTTCCCGCGACGAGCGCGAGTCGGGCGACCGCGCCCTCCTGAACCTCGGCCACACGCTCGGGCACGCCCTCGAGGCTGAGGGCGGGTTCGTCCGGCTGGCCCACGGCGAGGCGGTGGCGCTCGGCATGGTGGCCATGTTCCGCGTCGGCTGCGCGCTCGGCGTGACCGACCGCGGGGCGGCCGACCGGGCGACCCGCCTGCTCGCGCGGCTCGGCCTGCCCACCCGGATCGAGGACGAGCCGGTCTCCGCCGCGCTGCGCTTCCTGTCGCTCGACAAGAAGCGCCGGGGCTCGTCGGTCCGGACGGTGCTGATGCGGGACATCGGCAGCACGTTCGTGGAGCCGATGCCGCTCGATCGCCTCGCCTCGCTCCTCGAGCGCGCCGCCGCCGGCGCGACCTGA
- the aroC gene encoding chorismate synthase, which yields MTQLRWLSAGESHGPELVATVEGIPAGMPLLAEDIDEDLARRQRGYGRGGRMKIETDRVRLVAGVRGGETLGGPIAMVIENRDHASWAGRMGPEPFPEPPEALTRPRPGHADLAGGLKYARRDLRDVLERASARETAARVAVGGVCRKLLRSVGVEVFAHVLSIGPVSSPTSAASGGGELPLAELRERARASDLACVDAAAAQAMRDAIREAAHRGDTLGGVFEVIATGLPPGLGSHVQWDRKLDGRLAQALMSIQAIKGVEIGIGFEAARISGSEVHDPIAYDQGAHAFTRPSNRAGGLEGGITNGMPLICRAAMKPIATLKRALPSVDVRTKEQFDAAFERSDVCAVAAASVVGEAMVAITLAAALLEKFGGDSLTELSRNVDSYLQQVRSY from the coding sequence ATGACGCAGCTCAGGTGGCTTTCGGCCGGCGAGTCGCACGGGCCGGAGCTCGTGGCGACCGTCGAGGGTATTCCGGCGGGCATGCCGCTCCTTGCCGAGGACATCGACGAGGATCTGGCGCGGCGGCAGCGCGGCTACGGGCGCGGCGGGCGGATGAAGATCGAGACCGATCGCGTCCGCCTCGTCGCCGGCGTGCGCGGCGGCGAGACGCTCGGCGGCCCCATCGCCATGGTGATCGAGAACCGCGATCACGCGAGCTGGGCCGGGCGGATGGGCCCCGAGCCGTTCCCCGAGCCGCCCGAGGCGCTGACCCGCCCGCGCCCCGGCCACGCGGATCTGGCCGGCGGCCTGAAGTACGCCCGGCGGGACCTGCGCGACGTGCTCGAGCGGGCGAGCGCGCGCGAGACCGCGGCGCGGGTCGCGGTGGGCGGCGTCTGCCGCAAGCTCCTCCGGTCCGTCGGCGTCGAGGTCTTCGCCCACGTCCTGTCGATCGGCCCGGTGTCGTCGCCGACCTCCGCCGCCTCGGGCGGGGGGGAGCTCCCGCTCGCCGAGCTCCGGGAGCGCGCCCGCGCCTCGGATCTCGCGTGCGTCGACGCCGCTGCCGCGCAGGCGATGCGCGACGCCATCCGCGAGGCGGCGCACCGGGGCGACACGCTCGGCGGCGTCTTCGAGGTGATCGCCACGGGCCTGCCGCCCGGGCTCGGGAGCCACGTGCAGTGGGACCGCAAGCTCGACGGCCGGCTCGCGCAGGCGCTGATGAGCATCCAGGCGATCAAGGGCGTCGAGATCGGCATCGGCTTCGAGGCCGCGCGCATCTCGGGCTCCGAGGTGCACGACCCCATCGCCTACGATCAGGGGGCGCACGCCTTCACCCGCCCGTCGAACCGCGCCGGCGGCCTCGAGGGCGGCATCACGAACGGCATGCCGCTCATCTGCCGCGCCGCCATGAAGCCGATCGCGACGCTCAAGCGCGCGCTCCCCTCCGTCGACGTGCGCACCAAGGAGCAGTTCGACGCCGCCTTCGAGCGCAGCGACGTCTGCGCCGTCGCGGCCGCCTCCGTCGTCGGCGAGGCGATGGTCGCGATCACGCTCGCCGCCGCCCTGCTCGAGAAATTCGGCGGCGACAGCCTCACCGAGCTGTCGCGCAACGTCGACAGCTACCTCCAGCAGGTCCGCTCTTACTGA
- the murI gene encoding glutamate racemase, producing the protein MTSHGDAPLGVFDSGLGGLTVVRALRRRCPAEDIVYLGDTARVPYGTRSPETVVRYALGCARVLIGRGVKAIVVACNTVSAVAIDMLRVELDLPVLGVILPGARAAVAASRGATIGVLGTAGTIASGAYPRAVASLSTRTEVAGQAAPLLVSLAEEGWVEGEVPRLVARRYLEPLIGAGARSIVLGCTHFPLLRAAIEAETASLAGGPLPIVDSASATAEEVASFLAERGLATSRSTPGALSLLVTDLPKSFATVAARFLGEPVVADGAASSSTQVGDAVRSPTQVGGDAAGHSSNFSAQSVDVEQIDL; encoded by the coding sequence GTGACGTCCCACGGCGACGCGCCGCTCGGCGTGTTCGACTCGGGCCTCGGCGGCCTCACGGTCGTGCGCGCGCTGCGCAGGCGCTGCCCGGCCGAGGACATCGTCTACCTGGGCGACACGGCGCGCGTCCCGTACGGCACGCGGTCGCCGGAGACGGTGGTCCGCTACGCGCTCGGCTGCGCGCGCGTGCTCATCGGCCGCGGCGTCAAGGCGATCGTTGTCGCGTGCAACACGGTGAGCGCCGTCGCGATCGACATGCTCCGGGTCGAGCTGGATCTGCCCGTCCTCGGGGTCATCCTGCCCGGCGCCCGCGCCGCCGTCGCCGCGTCGCGCGGCGCGACGATCGGCGTGCTCGGGACGGCCGGGACCATCGCGTCCGGCGCCTATCCCCGCGCCGTGGCGTCGCTCAGCACCCGCACCGAGGTCGCCGGCCAGGCGGCCCCGCTGCTCGTCTCGCTGGCGGAGGAGGGATGGGTCGAGGGCGAGGTCCCGCGGCTCGTCGCGCGGCGGTACCTGGAGCCGCTCATCGGCGCGGGAGCCCGCTCGATCGTGCTCGGGTGCACGCACTTCCCGCTGCTCCGCGCCGCGATCGAGGCCGAGACGGCATCGCTCGCCGGCGGCCCCCTCCCGATCGTGGACAGCGCGTCGGCGACCGCGGAGGAGGTGGCCTCGTTCCTCGCCGAGCGGGGGCTCGCGACCTCCCGGAGCACGCCGGGCGCTCTCTCGCTCCTCGTCACGGATCTACCGAAGAGCTTCGCCACCGTGGCGGCCAGGTTCCTCGGGGAGCCGGTCGTCGCGGACGGCGCCGCCAGCTCCTCGACCCAGGTTGGCGATGCTGTCCGCTCCCCGACCCAGGTTGGCGGGGACGCCGCTGGCCATTCTTCCAATTTTTCCGCCCAAAGCGTCGACGTGGAGCAGATCGACCTGTAA
- a CDS encoding homoserine dehydrogenase yields MKTEGGPPLNLNPEPHAASDRRRLRGGAPIQIGLLGCGTVGGGVLRLLAENSGYLAERAGVPLVVKRVVVRDLEKERVAALDRDLLTTNPEEVVDDPTIDVVVEVMGGETPARALIERAIDRGKGVVTANKLLLAAHGPALLARASARQVDLAFEGAVGGGIPIIRTLRDAFASDWVERVTAILNGTCNYILTRMRDTGASFDAALREAQTLGYAEADPSLDVDGHDAAHKLIVLAMLAFGAQVDSADVHTSGIRSIEEADHRYADRFGYTIKHLAIGRDLGDSIELRVHPTLIPKESVLANVSGVLNAVLLEGRAVGPSLVYGRGAGDLPTAVSVVSDILDVARSIASGVAGMQGRGMSIKPRAVRPLGEIVSRYYLRFAVEDRPGVMGRLAGALGDAGVSIEQIVQQGPTNSSSGAAPAPQPAVDVVLITHDAREGLVRNALDAIAREQFLREPVHLFRIEEP; encoded by the coding sequence ATGAAGACGGAAGGCGGTCCGCCCTTGAACTTGAACCCTGAACCCCACGCCGCCAGCGATCGCAGGCGCCTTCGCGGGGGCGCCCCGATCCAGATCGGGCTCCTCGGCTGCGGGACGGTCGGCGGCGGCGTCCTGCGCCTCCTGGCCGAGAACTCCGGTTACCTGGCGGAGCGCGCGGGCGTCCCCCTCGTCGTGAAGCGCGTGGTCGTGCGCGACCTCGAGAAGGAGCGCGTCGCCGCCCTGGATCGCGACCTGCTCACCACGAACCCCGAGGAGGTGGTCGACGACCCCACGATCGACGTCGTCGTCGAGGTGATGGGCGGCGAGACGCCCGCGCGCGCGCTGATCGAGCGCGCCATCGACCGCGGCAAGGGCGTGGTCACCGCGAACAAGCTGCTGCTCGCCGCCCACGGCCCCGCGCTCCTCGCGCGCGCCTCGGCGCGCCAGGTCGATCTCGCGTTCGAGGGGGCGGTCGGCGGCGGCATCCCGATCATCCGGACGCTCCGGGATGCGTTCGCGAGCGACTGGGTCGAGCGCGTCACCGCGATCCTGAACGGCACCTGTAACTACATCCTCACGCGCATGCGCGACACGGGCGCGTCGTTCGACGCCGCGCTGCGCGAGGCGCAGACGCTCGGCTACGCCGAGGCCGACCCGTCGCTCGACGTCGACGGCCACGACGCGGCGCACAAGCTGATCGTCCTGGCGATGCTCGCCTTCGGGGCGCAGGTCGACAGCGCCGACGTGCACACCTCCGGGATCCGGAGCATCGAGGAGGCCGACCACCGCTACGCCGATCGGTTCGGCTACACCATCAAGCACCTCGCGATCGGCCGCGACCTCGGCGATTCTATCGAGCTGCGCGTGCACCCCACGCTGATCCCGAAGGAGAGCGTGCTCGCCAACGTCTCCGGCGTGCTCAACGCCGTGCTGCTCGAGGGGCGCGCCGTCGGCCCGTCGCTCGTCTACGGCCGCGGCGCCGGCGACCTGCCGACCGCGGTCAGCGTCGTCTCCGACATCCTCGACGTCGCGCGCTCGATCGCGTCGGGCGTCGCGGGCATGCAGGGCCGCGGCATGTCGATCAAGCCCCGCGCGGTCCGCCCGCTCGGCGAGATCGTCTCCCGGTACTACCTGCGCTTCGCGGTCGAGGACCGGCCGGGCGTCATGGGGCGCCTCGCCGGCGCGCTGGGCGACGCGGGCGTCAGCATCGAGCAGATCGTGCAGCAGGGGCCGACGAACTCGAGCTCGGGCGCGGCGCCCGCTCCTCAGCCCGCGGTGGACGTCGTGCTCATCACGCACGACGCGCGGGAAGGGCTCGTGCGGAACGCGCTCGACGCGATCGCGCGCGAGCAGTTCCTCCGCGAGCCGGTGCACCTGTTCCGCATCGAGGAGCCGTGA
- a CDS encoding type VI secretion system contractile sheath domain-containing protein: MTEKGVLGDEFRFHVGEDGGATERGPLLPLRVLVVADLTPRDPHNAGASPPSGAIRVDAGRFDNLFTMLRPRLAIEVPSVLAAGRAVRVDLAPAGLKSFRPDALCAEVPLLRSLLDGRRVLDRLRDGSATLDQARAELDRLWGGSPLVRDILGLLPERRDASPGRSASPVADRPAAPAPAPGSDVDALLSMVDLGGGEGAEAAPPPATPGSLDEKPAEGGRFSELIATVAASARPRAGGPARPAEAIAQIERAIGAQLGAILQHPEVRRLEEAWRGLSLLVERAKGAEGVRFDVVSARPDEAASALARVLAQTASSEPPASAAIVDVAIDGSAASLARLEEIARVAEAHALPAVVNGDARLLGVDDLGGVERLDNKAALFRAPHRAPWRSAAARHGARWVAIAMNRVLGRTPYDRSTSRIREAAIAEQPGDEGGRVWISPAYVVGALIAGSFRETAWPCHVTGAKGGGTLGDLPVHEVKGAYEGEEGVAIPTEAFVSTDTQRELSKSGVLLLASAPNSDAVYVLAAPTAYVPPEKLTYDSPTAEPEERLERVSLVDQLFVARVVQFLRALCSKLPPESDPAEVQPVVEGALWALFENAPPASVELTVKAARVEGGAQIAVTVRPRRFLGVGLDEVSLEMPLG, from the coding sequence ATGACGGAAAAGGGCGTTCTGGGCGACGAGTTCAGGTTCCACGTCGGCGAGGACGGGGGCGCCACGGAACGGGGGCCGCTGCTCCCGCTGCGCGTTCTCGTCGTCGCCGATCTCACCCCGCGCGATCCACACAACGCCGGCGCGAGCCCGCCCTCGGGCGCGATCCGCGTCGACGCGGGCCGCTTCGATAACCTCTTCACGATGCTCCGGCCACGGCTCGCGATCGAGGTGCCGAGCGTGCTCGCGGCGGGCCGGGCGGTGCGCGTCGACCTCGCGCCCGCCGGGCTGAAGAGCTTCCGGCCCGACGCGCTGTGCGCCGAGGTGCCGCTGCTGCGCTCGCTGCTCGACGGCCGCCGGGTCCTGGATCGGCTGCGCGACGGCTCGGCCACGCTCGACCAGGCGCGCGCCGAGCTCGATCGGCTCTGGGGCGGCTCCCCGCTGGTGCGCGACATCCTGGGCCTCCTCCCGGAGCGCCGGGACGCGTCGCCCGGCCGGTCCGCGTCGCCCGTCGCGGACCGGCCCGCGGCGCCGGCGCCCGCGCCCGGCTCGGACGTGGACGCGCTGCTCTCGATGGTCGACCTCGGCGGGGGCGAGGGCGCCGAGGCGGCGCCCCCACCGGCGACGCCGGGCAGCCTCGACGAGAAGCCGGCGGAGGGAGGGCGGTTCTCGGAGCTCATCGCGACCGTGGCGGCGAGCGCCCGCCCGCGCGCTGGCGGGCCCGCTCGGCCCGCGGAGGCGATCGCGCAGATCGAGCGCGCGATCGGCGCGCAGCTCGGCGCGATCCTGCAGCACCCCGAGGTGCGGCGCCTCGAGGAGGCGTGGCGCGGGCTGAGCCTGCTCGTGGAGCGCGCGAAGGGGGCGGAGGGCGTCCGGTTCGACGTCGTGAGCGCGCGGCCCGACGAGGCGGCCTCCGCGCTCGCGCGGGTGCTCGCGCAGACGGCGAGCTCCGAGCCGCCGGCGTCGGCCGCCATCGTGGACGTCGCGATCGACGGCAGCGCCGCGTCGCTCGCGCGGCTCGAGGAGATCGCGCGCGTCGCCGAGGCGCACGCGCTCCCCGCCGTGGTGAACGGCGACGCGCGCCTGCTCGGGGTCGACGATCTCGGCGGCGTCGAGCGGCTCGACAACAAGGCCGCGCTGTTCCGGGCGCCGCACCGCGCGCCGTGGCGCTCCGCTGCAGCGCGGCATGGCGCGCGGTGGGTCGCGATCGCGATGAACCGCGTGCTCGGCCGGACGCCGTACGACCGGTCGACCTCCCGGATCCGGGAAGCGGCGATCGCCGAGCAGCCCGGCGATGAGGGCGGCCGCGTCTGGATCTCGCCGGCGTACGTCGTCGGCGCGCTGATCGCGGGGAGCTTCCGCGAGACCGCGTGGCCCTGCCACGTGACGGGCGCGAAGGGCGGCGGGACGCTCGGGGACCTGCCGGTGCACGAGGTCAAGGGCGCCTACGAGGGCGAGGAGGGCGTCGCGATCCCGACCGAGGCGTTCGTGTCGACGGACACCCAGCGCGAGCTCTCGAAGAGCGGCGTGCTCCTGCTCGCGTCGGCCCCGAACAGCGACGCGGTGTATGTCCTCGCCGCGCCGACGGCCTACGTCCCGCCGGAGAAGCTCACGTACGACAGCCCCACGGCCGAGCCGGAGGAGCGCCTCGAGCGCGTCTCGCTCGTCGATCAGCTCTTCGTCGCGCGCGTCGTCCAGTTCCTGCGCGCGCTCTGCTCGAAGCTGCCCCCGGAGAGCGACCCGGCGGAGGTCCAGCCGGTCGTCGAGGGCGCCCTCTGGGCGCTGTTCGAGAACGCGCCGCCCGCAAGCGTCGAGCTCACCGTGAAGGCCGCCCGCGTCGAGGGCGGCGCGCAGATCGCGGTCACGGTGCGCCCGCGCCGCTTCCTCGGCGTAGGGCTCGACGAGGTGTCGCTCGAGATGCCGCTCGGCTGA
- a CDS encoding NAD(P)/FAD-dependent oxidoreductase translates to MKPCTQEDIRSSRPFAGRRAVVIGGSIGGLVAARVLADHFGEVAVVERDAIPDDLREARKGVPQARQLHGLLAQGERILNDLFPGFTGELLQDGAIAYDFGLGLAWHHHGAWKPRFETGVRTVCMTRPLLEAHVRRRAFALPRVRRLDQREVVELSASPDRSRITGVVVRQRDEGGRIERLPAELVVDASGRGSRAPAWLEALGYRRPDESTIQVRVGYASRQYRPRDPAQLPWKSLYVLGSPSDSRRFGCIAPIEGGRWIVVLAGLFGDHPPADPEGFLEFARGLPNDALYRALLGAEPVTDVAVSKFPAHLRRHYERMARMPEGLAVLGDALASFNPVYGQGMTSACLQALALDAVLKEQRRRAGRGAMSGLGRRYHAAAAKAVDLPWRMSTGEDLAYPETMGRRPFLQPIMRWYTGMLHRAAQVDREVYVRFVRALHMLDGPEALLDPRLILRVLRAGRSASLPEVAAAGAAHRRRPEDA, encoded by the coding sequence ATGAAGCCTTGCACCCAGGAGGACATCCGCTCGAGTCGCCCGTTCGCCGGCCGCAGGGCGGTGGTGATCGGTGGGAGCATCGGGGGCCTGGTCGCAGCCCGCGTGCTCGCCGACCATTTCGGCGAGGTGGCCGTCGTCGAGCGCGACGCCATCCCGGATGACCTCCGCGAGGCCCGCAAGGGCGTGCCCCAGGCTCGCCAGCTCCACGGGCTGCTCGCCCAGGGAGAGCGCATCCTGAACGACCTGTTCCCCGGCTTCACCGGGGAGTTGCTCCAGGACGGAGCCATCGCATACGACTTCGGGCTCGGCCTGGCCTGGCACCACCACGGCGCCTGGAAGCCGCGCTTCGAGACGGGGGTGCGGACCGTGTGCATGACCCGTCCGCTGCTGGAGGCGCACGTGCGCCGCCGCGCGTTCGCGCTGCCCAGGGTGCGGCGCCTCGACCAGCGCGAGGTGGTGGAGCTCTCGGCGTCTCCCGATCGCTCCCGGATCACGGGCGTCGTGGTCCGGCAACGCGACGAGGGCGGCCGGATCGAGCGGCTGCCGGCGGAGCTCGTGGTGGACGCCAGCGGGCGCGGCTCGCGCGCGCCGGCGTGGCTCGAGGCGCTCGGCTACCGGCGGCCCGACGAGTCGACCATCCAGGTCCGGGTGGGGTATGCCAGCCGGCAGTACCGGCCGCGGGATCCGGCGCAGCTCCCGTGGAAGTCGCTGTACGTCCTCGGCTCGCCGTCCGACAGCCGGCGGTTCGGCTGCATTGCGCCGATCGAGGGGGGGCGCTGGATCGTGGTGCTGGCGGGCCTTTTCGGCGATCACCCGCCCGCCGATCCCGAGGGCTTCCTGGAGTTCGCCCGGGGCCTGCCCAACGACGCGCTCTACCGGGCGCTGCTCGGGGCCGAGCCGGTGACGGACGTCGCCGTCTCCAAGTTCCCGGCGCACCTCCGGCGGCACTACGAGCGCATGGCGCGGATGCCCGAGGGGCTCGCCGTGCTTGGCGACGCGCTCGCCAGCTTCAACCCCGTTTACGGCCAGGGGATGACGTCGGCCTGCCTCCAGGCGCTGGCGCTCGACGCCGTGCTCAAGGAGCAGCGCCGCCGCGCGGGGCGCGGCGCGATGTCGGGCCTCGGCCGCCGTTACCACGCGGCCGCGGCGAAGGCGGTCGACCTGCCGTGGCGGATGTCCACAGGGGAAGACCTCGCCTACCCCGAGACCATGGGCCGGCGGCCGTTCCTCCAGCCGATCATGCGCTGGTACACCGGGATGCTGCACCGGGCCGCGCAGGTCGATCGCGAGGTCTACGTGCGCTTCGTGCGCGCGTTGCACATGCTCGACGGGCCGGAGGCGCTCCTGGATCCTCGCCTGATCCTGCGCGTGCTGCGCGCGGGGCGGTCCGCGTCGCTGCCCGAGGTGGCCGCGGCCGGCGCGGCCCACCGACGGCGGCCCGAAGACGCCTGA